From Chitinophagaceae bacterium, the proteins below share one genomic window:
- a CDS encoding patatin-like phospholipase family protein: MKQALRNIYYSFPVQLFILHFRKVQVLLLFWYFLGSTFNSGFMKTYGADGLFFSPEYLGNVNIWSGAIVGVALGVFIMSWNITTFILHSKRCRFLATTTQPFLKYCTNNAVLPLLFIGFYFYKLYVFDKSKELMSTGEILVLLSGILAGFILLLSFSFIYFFGAERTIQRTITPIIEMDQHFNQSYMPGQPGDDDFGLKVTSYLGNGFRFRKTRNVAHYNREFLDLVFTRHHFSGIISIALAFIFLIVVGFFMDSPVFQVPAAASIFIFFAAMTAVIGALSYFLQSWSLPVFILLLLFIDILYQNEIIDTRNKAYGLNYDNKNGRPGYDKGSLQKLCLPEKIAADKANMIAILDNWKKKQKEEKPVMVFINVSGGGLRSGTFVMNTLQHLDSMTQGRLLPHTMLISGASGGMLAATYYRELYRHQLKDSSINRYDPEYTDNIANDLLNPLFSSMVARDIFSPAQKFTVGDLKYVKDRGYAFEQKLNKNCGGIINCQLKDYYEEERSAAIPLMIFNSTITRDGRRMMISTQPISFMMKPVQAAADAQASPDAVDFSAMFSKQGPLNVRLLTALRMNATFPYVLPNVWLPSDPVIDVMDAGLRDNFGQETTLRFIENFRDWLKENTSAVMVIQLRDRMQDNWQEPFETGSITDIIIKPATMLQHNWQKLQDFSATDQYSYLSAEKNH; encoded by the coding sequence ATGAAACAGGCCCTTCGAAATATTTACTATTCTTTTCCTGTTCAGCTCTTCATCCTTCACTTCCGTAAAGTGCAGGTGTTGCTGCTTTTCTGGTATTTTCTGGGCAGCACCTTCAACAGCGGCTTCATGAAAACCTATGGTGCAGACGGGTTGTTCTTTTCACCGGAGTACCTGGGCAATGTGAATATCTGGAGCGGGGCCATTGTGGGCGTGGCATTGGGCGTGTTCATCATGAGCTGGAACATCACCACATTCATATTGCACAGCAAACGCTGCCGGTTCCTGGCAACCACCACCCAGCCTTTTTTAAAATACTGTACCAACAACGCCGTGCTGCCGCTGTTGTTCATCGGCTTTTATTTTTATAAACTTTATGTATTTGATAAAAGCAAGGAGTTGATGAGTACCGGGGAAATACTGGTCCTGTTATCAGGTATCCTGGCCGGCTTTATCCTTTTGCTTTCTTTTTCCTTCATTTATTTTTTTGGAGCGGAAAGAACCATCCAGCGTACCATTACCCCCATCATCGAAATGGACCAGCATTTCAACCAGAGCTATATGCCCGGGCAACCCGGCGATGATGATTTCGGGTTGAAGGTAACTTCCTACCTGGGCAATGGTTTCCGGTTCCGGAAGACAAGAAATGTGGCGCATTATAACCGGGAATTCCTGGACCTCGTATTCACCCGCCACCATTTTTCGGGGATCATTAGCATTGCCCTTGCCTTTATTTTCCTGATCGTGGTAGGGTTTTTTATGGATAGCCCGGTCTTCCAGGTTCCTGCGGCAGCCAGCATATTCATATTCTTTGCTGCCATGACGGCGGTTATCGGGGCGCTTTCTTATTTCCTGCAAAGCTGGAGCCTGCCCGTTTTCATCCTGCTGCTTTTATTTATTGATATCCTTTACCAGAACGAGATCATCGATACCCGCAATAAAGCCTATGGCCTCAACTACGATAACAAAAATGGCCGCCCGGGTTATGATAAAGGATCCTTGCAGAAACTCTGTCTGCCGGAAAAGATAGCAGCAGACAAAGCCAATATGATCGCCATACTGGATAACTGGAAGAAAAAGCAAAAAGAAGAAAAGCCGGTAATGGTATTCATCAATGTAAGCGGTGGTGGACTGCGCAGCGGAACATTCGTGATGAATACACTCCAACACCTGGACAGCATGACGCAAGGCAGGCTCTTACCACATACCATGCTGATAAGCGGCGCCAGCGGCGGCATGCTGGCAGCAACGTATTACCGGGAACTATACCGGCACCAGCTGAAGGACAGCTCCATCAACCGGTATGATCCGGAATACACGGACAATATTGCCAACGATCTGCTGAACCCCCTTTTCTCATCCATGGTTGCCAGGGATATTTTTTCACCGGCACAGAAATTTACAGTGGGAGATCTTAAATACGTAAAAGACAGGGGCTATGCGTTTGAACAGAAGCTGAATAAAAACTGCGGGGGTATCATCAATTGCCAGCTGAAGGATTATTATGAAGAAGAGCGGTCGGCAGCCATTCCGCTCATGATCTTCAACTCCACCATCACCCGCGACGGAAGGCGGATGATGATCAGTACACAGCCCATCAGTTTCATGATGAAGCCCGTGCAGGCTGCGGCCGATGCACAGGCAAGCCCGGATGCGGTAGATTTTTCAGCGATGTTCAGCAAACAGGGCCCATTGAATGTGCGGCTGCTCACCGCCCTGCGTATGAATGCAACCTTCCCGTATGTGCTGCCCAATGTGTGGTTGCCCAGTGACCCGGTAATTGATGTGATGGATGCCGGGCTGCGGGATAATTTCGGGCAGGAGACCACCCTGCGGTTCATTGAAAATTTCAGGGACTGGCTGAAGGAAAATACCAGCGCTGTCATGGTCATTCAATTGCGTGACCGGATGCAGGATAACTGGCAGGAGCCCTTTGAAACAGGTTCCATTACCGACATCATCATTAAACCCGCCACCATGCTGCAGCATAACTGGCAAAAACTGCAGGACTTTTCGGCTACCGACCAGTACAGTTACCTGAGCGCTGAAAAAAACCATTAA
- a CDS encoding diacylglycerol kinase family lipid kinase — protein MNRKFIYFINPISGTGGKISLLETIREKTTEKKIPFEIVHTNAAGDYRYLPQKIAAENITDVIVCGGDGTVNQVANSLQGTSVNIGIIPMGSGNGLAFAAKIPKRIDRALAIIFNGRSEYIDGFYINKRFSCMLCGLGFDAQVAHDFARQQKRGLATYVKQSTKNFFSAKPYPFEIEMDGVRISTEAFFISIANSNQFGNNFTIAPQASLHDGLLDIVVVNKMSKLRMIWTVLKQIRSGQVRMYEDKKYHRNDIHYFQAKKLSIKNPQSAPLHIDGDPAGTSPLFEIEIIERAFKLLMP, from the coding sequence ATGAACAGAAAATTCATTTATTTCATCAACCCCATTTCGGGAACAGGTGGAAAAATATCATTGCTGGAAACGATCCGGGAAAAAACAACCGAAAAGAAGATCCCTTTCGAGATCGTTCACACCAATGCAGCAGGCGATTACCGTTACCTGCCTCAAAAAATAGCTGCAGAAAATATAACCGATGTGATCGTTTGCGGCGGCGACGGAACCGTAAACCAGGTTGCCAATTCCCTGCAGGGTACTTCGGTCAATATCGGGATCATCCCAATGGGCAGCGGTAACGGCCTTGCCTTTGCAGCAAAGATCCCAAAACGGATCGACCGGGCCCTGGCCATCATCTTCAATGGGAGGTCTGAATACATAGATGGTTTTTACATCAACAAAAGATTCAGTTGCATGCTCTGCGGCCTCGGCTTTGATGCACAGGTGGCGCACGATTTTGCCCGGCAGCAAAAAAGAGGACTGGCAACCTATGTAAAACAATCCACTAAAAATTTCTTTTCAGCAAAGCCTTACCCTTTCGAAATTGAAATGGACGGGGTCCGCATCAGCACCGAAGCATTTTTTATAAGTATTGCCAACAGCAACCAGTTCGGGAATAATTTCACCATTGCCCCGCAGGCCAGCCTGCACGACGGGTTACTGGATATTGTGGTAGTGAATAAAATGAGTAAACTGCGGATGATCTGGACCGTACTAAAACAAATACGCAGCGGCCAGGTTCGTATGTACGAGGATAAAAAATATCATCGCAATGATATTCATTATTTTCAGGCGAAGAAATTAAGTATCAAAAATCCGCAATCGGCTCCCCTGCATATTGATGGCGACCCTGCCGGCACTTCTCCCCTGTTTGAGATCGAGATCATCGAGCGTGCTTTTAAATTGCTGATGCCTTAA
- a CDS encoding ketoacyl-ACP synthase III, producing MQRSKIAGIGFYVPENVFTNNDLKKYMDTSDEWIQERTGIKERRYANRLGETTTTMGVEAAKIAIERAGITAQDIDFIVFATLSPDYYFPGCGVLVQRALKMKEIGALDVRNQCSGFVYALSVADQFIKTGMYKNILVIGSEKHSFGLDFSTRGRNVSVIFGDGAGAVVLQPTQKEGQGILSTHLHSDGESAEILAMYNPGTHANHWTPQAVAKFDAAEMGQMFMSHAMIDEAQNFPYMDGPAVFKKAVIKLPEVVQESLAQNGLTTADIDMLIPHQANLRIAQFVQHKLHLPDDKVHNNIQKYGNTTAASVPIALCEAWEQGKIKEGDLVCLAAFGSGFTWAGALIRW from the coding sequence ATGCAACGAAGTAAGATCGCCGGTATTGGTTTTTATGTTCCTGAAAATGTTTTTACCAATAACGACCTGAAAAAATACATGGATACATCCGATGAATGGATCCAGGAACGTACCGGCATCAAAGAGCGGCGCTATGCCAACCGCCTGGGCGAAACCACCACCACCATGGGTGTGGAAGCTGCAAAGATCGCCATTGAACGGGCGGGCATCACGGCACAGGATATTGACTTTATTGTCTTTGCCACCCTCAGTCCCGATTATTATTTTCCCGGCTGTGGCGTATTGGTTCAGCGGGCATTGAAGATGAAAGAGATCGGTGCATTGGATGTACGCAACCAGTGCAGCGGTTTTGTTTATGCCTTGTCGGTTGCCGACCAATTCATAAAAACCGGGATGTATAAGAATATTCTTGTTATAGGCAGTGAGAAACATTCATTCGGGCTTGATTTCAGTACCCGTGGCAGGAATGTGAGTGTGATATTCGGTGATGGGGCCGGTGCCGTAGTACTTCAACCAACGCAAAAAGAAGGGCAGGGTATATTAAGTACACACCTGCACAGCGATGGTGAAAGTGCTGAGATACTGGCCATGTACAACCCGGGAACACATGCCAACCACTGGACACCACAGGCCGTGGCAAAATTTGATGCGGCAGAAATGGGGCAAATGTTCATGAGTCATGCCATGATCGATGAAGCACAGAATTTCCCGTACATGGACGGACCGGCGGTTTTTAAAAAAGCGGTCATTAAACTGCCCGAAGTGGTGCAGGAGTCGCTGGCACAAAACGGATTGACCACGGCGGATATTGACATGCTTATTCCGCACCAGGCCAACCTGCGTATTGCCCAGTTTGTTCAACATAAGTTACACCTCCCTGATGACAAGGTTCACAACAATATCCAGAAATACGGCAATACAACAGCTGCATCCGTACCCATTGCGCTCTGCGAAGCGTGGGAGCAGGGAAAGATAAAAGAGGGCGACCTGGTTTGCCTGGCTGCTTTCGGCAGTGGTTTTACCTGGGCCGGTGCATTGATCCGGTGGTGA
- a CDS encoding CPBP family intramembrane metalloprotease: MFPVLKYIREYHQKEFNAFYFFLVLLLLGILIWLNYGHSLEDHYAAGHATLLGNFAGYYLLYFIPFALAFFLQLFFYKDCSYYRNPWFWLILFLAPAFFSLRVNFNFHQSLIGDPFTDDERRFWIQCSNWVVKVFVLLIPVFIVWLIKDKNNQPFYGSRAIPDIKPYLLLLLAMLPLIALASTQKDFLEMYPRAKFLEQLSLSSKGWRLAVFEGCYGFDFISIEFFFRGFLILALWKICGQHCIIPMACFYCAIHFGKPMGEAISSFWGGLLLGIVSYNTKSIWGGLVVHLGIAWCMELGGWLGSLVKNQ; this comes from the coding sequence TTGTTTCCTGTTCTCAAATACATCCGGGAGTATCATCAAAAGGAATTCAATGCATTTTATTTTTTCCTTGTATTGCTGCTGCTGGGCATTCTCATCTGGCTTAATTACGGACATTCATTAGAAGACCATTATGCTGCCGGGCATGCAACCCTGTTGGGAAATTTTGCGGGCTACTATCTTCTGTACTTCATTCCTTTTGCCCTTGCTTTTTTCCTGCAACTGTTCTTTTACAAAGATTGTTCGTATTACCGGAACCCGTGGTTCTGGCTCATCCTGTTCCTGGCCCCGGCCTTCTTTTCGCTACGGGTGAATTTTAATTTTCACCAGTCACTGATCGGGGATCCGTTCACGGATGATGAACGCAGGTTCTGGATACAATGCAGCAACTGGGTAGTGAAGGTCTTTGTGCTGCTCATCCCGGTATTCATTGTATGGCTGATAAAAGACAAAAACAACCAGCCTTTTTATGGAAGCAGGGCCATACCGGATATTAAACCATACCTGCTGTTACTTTTAGCCATGCTGCCGCTGATCGCACTGGCCAGCACACAAAAAGATTTCCTGGAAATGTATCCCCGGGCAAAGTTTCTTGAACAATTAAGCCTATCTTCAAAGGGCTGGCGCCTGGCCGTATTTGAAGGCTGTTATGGTTTTGATTTCATAAGCATCGAATTTTTCTTTCGTGGTTTTCTCATCCTTGCTTTATGGAAGATATGTGGTCAGCATTGCATCATTCCCATGGCCTGTTTTTATTGTGCCATTCACTTTGGCAAACCCATGGGGGAAGCGATCAGCAGTTTTTGGGGAGGATTGTTGCTGGGGATCGTGAGTTATAATACAAAAAGTATCTGGGGCGGATTGGTTGTTCACCTGGGAATTGCCTGGTGCATGGAACTGGGCGGCTGGCTGGGGTCCCTGGTAAAAAATCAATGA
- the obgE gene encoding GTPase ObgE, protein MEKSNFVDQIRIFCRSGHGGAGSKHFMRNKLTAMGGPDGGDGGRGAHIILKGNPQLWTLLHLRYYKNILAENGENGSKNNSTGRYGKDIIIEVPLGTIARDEETGEKEAEILEDGQEIILLKGGRGGLGNSNFKSATNQAPEYAQPGEPGVEGWKILELKVLADVGLVGFPNAGKSTLLSSITAAKPKIADYAFTTLVPQLGMVEYRDGKSFCIADLPGIIEGAAEGKGLGHRFLRHIERNSILLFLIPADSRNHKQEFEILHSELEQYNPEMLQKDFVIAISKSDMLDEELRTAIAKELPANVPHVFISSVTGQGLQELKDLLWNTLNSPGKGGL, encoded by the coding sequence ATGGAAAAATCAAATTTTGTTGACCAGATAAGGATCTTTTGCCGCAGCGGCCATGGAGGTGCAGGAAGCAAACATTTCATGCGCAATAAATTAACTGCCATGGGCGGGCCCGATGGGGGTGATGGCGGCCGGGGCGCCCACATCATTTTAAAAGGCAACCCGCAGTTATGGACGCTGTTGCATCTTCGCTATTATAAAAATATTCTGGCAGAAAACGGTGAGAACGGGAGTAAGAACAATTCCACCGGAAGATACGGTAAAGACATCATCATTGAAGTACCGCTGGGCACCATTGCACGGGATGAAGAAACGGGCGAAAAAGAGGCAGAGATCCTGGAAGACGGACAGGAGATCATTTTATTGAAAGGCGGCCGCGGCGGATTGGGTAACAGTAATTTTAAAAGCGCTACCAACCAGGCACCCGAATATGCACAACCCGGCGAACCCGGTGTGGAAGGATGGAAGATTCTGGAGCTGAAAGTGCTGGCCGATGTAGGATTGGTGGGTTTTCCCAATGCAGGTAAATCAACCCTGCTTTCAAGCATCACGGCCGCAAAACCAAAGATCGCCGACTATGCCTTTACCACGCTGGTTCCGCAGTTGGGAATGGTGGAGTACCGTGATGGTAAAAGTTTTTGCATCGCCGATCTGCCGGGCATCATTGAGGGCGCAGCGGAAGGAAAGGGACTTGGCCATCGTTTCCTGCGGCATATCGAACGCAATTCCATCCTGCTGTTCCTGATTCCTGCCGACAGCAGGAACCACAAACAGGAGTTTGAGATATTACACAGCGAACTGGAGCAATACAACCCGGAAATGCTTCAGAAGGATTTTGTGATCGCCATCAGTAAAAGCGATATGCTGGATGAAGAGTTAAGAACAGCCATAGCAAAAGAACTGCCCGCAAATGTTCCGCATGTCTTCATCTCTTCTGTTACCGGCCAGGGCCTGCAGGAACTCAAGGACCTGCTGTGGAATACACTCAATTCACCGGGGAAAGGCGGGCTTTAA
- a CDS encoding transferase hexapeptide repeat family protein, translating to MIYQFNNFIPVIHESSFIHPDATVTGNVIIGKDCYIGPGAAIRGDWGQIIIEDGCNVQENCTIHMFPGVTVLLKEGAHIGHGAIVHGATIGKNCLVGMNAVIMDNVLLGDECIVGALSFIKADEVFEQRSVIVGNPAKKIKEVTDEMIRWKTEGTALYQQLPKQMFESWKACEPLRSVPADRESQPAAYKTWNENK from the coding sequence ATGATTTATCAATTCAACAATTTCATACCTGTAATTCATGAATCCTCCTTCATTCATCCGGATGCAACCGTTACCGGTAACGTGATCATTGGTAAGGATTGTTACATCGGGCCCGGCGCCGCCATCCGGGGTGATTGGGGACAGATCATCATTGAAGACGGGTGTAATGTGCAGGAGAACTGCACCATTCATATGTTTCCCGGCGTAACGGTTTTATTAAAGGAAGGAGCACATATTGGTCATGGGGCGATCGTACACGGAGCAACTATTGGAAAGAATTGCCTGGTAGGAATGAATGCGGTGATCATGGATAATGTGCTGCTGGGCGATGAATGCATTGTGGGCGCTTTAAGTTTTATCAAAGCGGATGAAGTATTTGAACAAAGAAGCGTCATTGTGGGCAACCCGGCAAAAAAGATCAAAGAAGTAACCGATGAAATGATCCGGTGGAAAACAGAAGGGACTGCTTTATACCAGCAGTTGCCGAAACAGATGTTTGAATCGTGGAAAGCCTGTGAACCACTGCGGTCTGTTCCTGCTGACCGGGAATCACAACCTGCTGCTTACAAGACCTGGAATGAGAACAAATGA
- a CDS encoding four helix bundle protein: protein MDNTNFGFEELELWKKARLFKNEIRELTKTFPKEEKFRLADQLIRSTRSVNALISEGHGRFTYPDQIHFCIQSRGSLTETVNHLTDAYDEAYITVEQLTALKTKAKELERLINGYLIYLRKKRDEEKKKSEI from the coding sequence ATGGACAATACAAATTTTGGTTTTGAAGAACTTGAACTCTGGAAAAAGGCCCGCTTATTTAAAAACGAGATCAGGGAACTCACTAAAACATTTCCGAAAGAAGAAAAATTCAGGCTGGCGGACCAGTTGATCAGAAGCACAAGATCCGTTAATGCACTTATTTCAGAAGGGCATGGGAGATTTACATATCCGGATCAGATCCATTTTTGCATACAGTCAAGAGGTTCACTTACGGAAACTGTAAACCACTTAACAGATGCCTATGATGAAGCATATATTACCGTAGAACAACTCACTGCTTTAAAAACAAAAGCAAAAGAACTTGAACGGCTTATTAATGGTTATCTGATTTACCTCCGGAAGAAAAGAGACGAAGAAAAGAAAAAATCCGAAATCTAA
- the paaI gene encoding hydroxyphenylacetyl-CoA thioesterase PaaI yields MNPEKDKFAREVVAHMMKNDLFSQWLGVEVLEVREGYSRIKMTVREEMINGFGIVHGGIAFSLADSAFAFACNNRNVLSVALDTAINFLKPVHVGDVLTAEAKEMHNGKSTGLYHISIHNQKDHVVAIFKGTCFRTDKKLISK; encoded by the coding sequence ATGAACCCGGAAAAAGACAAGTTTGCCAGGGAAGTGGTAGCACATATGATGAAGAACGACCTGTTCTCCCAATGGCTGGGCGTTGAAGTGCTGGAAGTAAGGGAAGGTTACAGCAGGATCAAAATGACGGTTCGGGAAGAGATGATCAATGGCTTTGGTATCGTACATGGTGGCATTGCCTTTTCTTTGGCCGACAGCGCTTTTGCATTTGCCTGCAATAACCGGAATGTATTATCGGTAGCATTGGATACTGCCATTAATTTTTTAAAACCCGTCCATGTAGGAGATGTATTAACCGCCGAAGCAAAAGAAATGCATAACGGGAAAAGTACCGGCCTCTACCATATTTCCATCCACAATCAAAAAGATCATGTGGTAGCTATATTCAAGGGAACCTGTTTCCGTACGGATAAAAAATTAATTAGTAAATAA
- a CDS encoding enoyl-CoA hydratase/isomerase family protein: MSSILFEIRNGVAYITLNRPEKFNSFNREMALLMQAKLDEAASLHEVRCVYITGSGKAFSAGQDISELVGEHKIEIKQILAEHYNPIVRRIRNLPKPVVAAINGVAAGAGANIGLCCDVVVASASASFIQAFSKIGLIPDSGGTFTLPRLIGWQKASALMMTGDKVTAPEAERLGMIYKVFEPDTFEEESKKIAVSLSQMPTKGLAYTKHALNSSFHTIWEEQLSLEDKYQQKAAATEDYGEGINAFLEKRNPTFKGK; this comes from the coding sequence ATGTCCTCCATTTTATTTGAAATAAGAAACGGTGTTGCTTACATAACCCTTAACCGCCCCGAAAAATTCAATTCGTTCAACAGGGAGATGGCTTTGCTGATGCAGGCAAAGCTGGATGAAGCGGCTTCGCTGCATGAAGTGCGTTGCGTGTATATCACGGGATCCGGCAAGGCCTTTTCAGCAGGCCAGGATATCAGCGAACTGGTTGGTGAGCACAAAATTGAAATAAAGCAGATCCTTGCTGAGCACTACAACCCCATTGTAAGAAGAATAAGAAACCTGCCAAAGCCCGTAGTGGCCGCCATCAACGGGGTAGCTGCCGGCGCCGGCGCCAATATCGGCTTATGCTGCGATGTGGTTGTTGCATCGGCATCGGCATCCTTTATCCAGGCATTCAGCAAGATCGGGCTGATCCCGGACAGTGGCGGGACTTTTACACTGCCCCGTTTGATCGGCTGGCAAAAAGCAAGTGCGTTAATGATGACCGGCGATAAAGTAACTGCCCCAGAAGCAGAAAGGCTTGGAATGATCTATAAGGTCTTTGAACCGGATACTTTTGAGGAAGAAAGCAAAAAGATCGCCGTCTCGCTTTCGCAAATGCCAACAAAGGGACTGGCATATACCAAACACGCACTAAACAGTTCATTCCACACCATCTGGGAAGAGCAGCTATCGCTGGAGGATAAGTACCAGCAAAAAGCCGCAGCCACGGAAGATTACGGGGAAGGCATCAACGCATTCCTGGAAAAAAGGAATCCAACTTTTAAAGGAAAATAA
- a CDS encoding MgtC/SapB family protein — protein sequence MDISIYFEEAAQVSIAFVIGAVIGLEREFRSKPAGFRTMILICVGSCLYTILSKEVSAAGSADRIASNIVTGIGFIGAGVIFKEGITVNGLTTAALIWITAALGMAIGYHNYPLAIVVSAMVVIALFVLEPVQRFINRLHRVKDYKIRTVESGKNFQPELEDFFNSHDLSFRCMKSLKENNDAIYLYRISSPDRNYDLVNQFLLGHKEVRSFDV from the coding sequence ATGGACATTTCCATTTATTTTGAAGAAGCCGCCCAGGTTTCCATTGCCTTTGTCATTGGGGCCGTTATCGGGCTGGAACGGGAGTTCCGCAGCAAGCCCGCCGGGTTCCGGACAATGATATTGATCTGTGTAGGCTCTTGTCTTTATACCATTCTTTCCAAGGAAGTGTCTGCAGCCGGTAGTGCCGACAGGATCGCAAGCAATATTGTTACCGGAATTGGTTTCATTGGTGCCGGTGTGATCTTTAAAGAAGGAATAACGGTCAACGGCTTAACGACCGCTGCCCTCATCTGGATAACAGCAGCCCTGGGTATGGCGATCGGATATCACAATTACCCGCTGGCCATTGTTGTATCTGCCATGGTGGTCATTGCATTGTTTGTGCTGGAACCGGTACAGCGTTTTATAAACAGGCTGCACCGGGTAAAAGATTATAAGATCCGCACCGTGGAATCAGGAAAAAATTTCCAGCCAGAGCTGGAAGACTTTTTTAATTCGCACGATCTTTCCTTCCGCTGCATGAAATCACTAAAAGAGAACAACGATGCCATCTACCTTTACCGCATCAGCTCGCCCGACAGGAATTACGACCTGGTAAACCAGTTCCTGCTTGGCCACAAAGAAGTGAGAAGCTTTGATGTGTAA
- the paaJ gene encoding phenylacetate-CoA oxygenase subunit PaaJ codes for MVDSSTIGINTIRQILETVTDPEIPVLTIADMGIVRDIKINGDGVEVIITPTYTGCPAMDMIAMNIKLALLEKGFVNVKVTPVLSPAWTTDWMSEEGKRKLEAYGIAAPDKRFAIPKDGVECPQCHSANTRVISEFGSTACKALYQCNDCKEPFDYFKCH; via the coding sequence ATGGTAGATTCTTCAACCATAGGAATAAATACTATCCGGCAGATACTTGAAACGGTCACCGATCCTGAAATTCCCGTGCTTACCATTGCCGACATGGGCATTGTACGGGATATTAAGATAAACGGAGACGGGGTCGAAGTCATCATAACGCCCACATACACCGGTTGCCCGGCCATGGATATGATCGCCATGAACATCAAACTGGCATTACTGGAAAAGGGCTTTGTAAATGTAAAAGTAACCCCTGTCCTCTCCCCGGCATGGACAACCGACTGGATGAGTGAAGAAGGAAAAAGAAAGCTGGAGGCTTACGGCATTGCCGCCCCCGATAAAAGATTTGCGATCCCAAAGGACGGCGTGGAATGCCCCCAATGCCACTCAGCCAATACAAGGGTCATCAGCGAATTTGGCAGCACCGCCTGCAAGGCCCTGTACCAGTGTAACGACTGCAAAGAGCCATTTGATTATTTCAAGTGCCATTAA
- the paaC gene encoding phenylacetate-CoA oxygenase subunit PaaC: MNSQIDYTLHLADTTLILSQRNSEWCGHGPILEQDIAITNISLDLLGQSRNFYQYAAQLNNYTIKSTGSKAPSSPGEGVGGEVTEDSLAYLRKEREFKNLLLVEQPNSDWAQTVLRQYLFSQYQYLLFEMLQQGDDEQLAAITAKALKETKYHVRWSSEWVIRLGDGTEESHSRISKAVRELWPYTGEMFIPAGYEISPGIDLSSIKKEWDEKVKAVFEEATLSIPEKVFMQSGGKKGTHTEHLGYILTELQYMQRAYPNSEW; this comes from the coding sequence ATGAATTCTCAGATCGATTATACTTTACATCTTGCCGATACCACACTGATACTTTCGCAACGAAACAGTGAATGGTGCGGACATGGACCCATATTGGAACAGGACATTGCCATCACCAATATTTCGCTCGACCTGCTCGGGCAATCAAGAAATTTTTACCAGTATGCGGCACAGTTAAATAATTACACCATCAAATCTACAGGGTCCAAAGCCCCCTCTTCCCCTGGAGAGGGGGTTGGGGGTGAGGTCACCGAAGATTCACTGGCTTACCTGCGAAAAGAAAGAGAATTTAAAAATCTTTTATTGGTGGAACAACCGAACAGTGATTGGGCACAGACTGTCCTGCGCCAATACCTGTTCAGTCAATACCAATACCTGCTCTTTGAAATGCTGCAGCAGGGTGATGATGAACAATTAGCCGCTATTACCGCCAAAGCGCTGAAAGAAACAAAATACCATGTACGCTGGAGCAGCGAATGGGTGATACGCCTGGGCGACGGTACAGAAGAAAGTCATAGCAGGATCAGTAAAGCCGTCCGGGAACTATGGCCTTATACCGGTGAAATGTTCATACCTGCCGGTTATGAGATCTCTCCTGGTATTGATCTTTCATCCATCAAAAAGGAATGGGATGAAAAAGTAAAGGCTGTCTTTGAAGAAGCCACATTATCCATTCCTGAAAAAGTATTCATGCAGAGCGGTGGTAAAAAAGGAACCCATACTGAACACCTGGGTTATATTCTTACCGAGCTGCAGTACATGCAAAGAGCTTATCCCAACAGTGAATGGTAG
- the paaB gene encoding 1,2-phenylacetyl-CoA epoxidase subunit B, with protein MFHTFIRKFYYGDIPEDNAGVSTTTGKPESKHEWPLWEIFIRSKQGLDHKHVGSLHAADAAMAIENARDVYTRRQEGISIWVVESKYITASNPEEAGELYEPAADKIYRHPTFYQLPDEVNHM; from the coding sequence ATGTTCCATACATTCATACGGAAATTTTACTACGGTGATATCCCCGAGGATAATGCCGGAGTTTCAACAACCACAGGCAAGCCGGAATCAAAGCATGAGTGGCCCCTCTGGGAGATATTCATCCGCAGCAAACAGGGCCTGGATCACAAACACGTGGGAAGCCTGCATGCAGCCGATGCTGCCATGGCCATTGAAAATGCAAGGGATGTATATACCCGCCGCCAGGAAGGAATCAGTATCTGGGTGGTGGAAAGTAAATACATCACTGCCTCAAATCCCGAAGAAGCGGGTGAATTATACGAACCGGCAGCAGATAAGATCTACAGGCACCCTACTTTTTACCAGTTACCGGATGAAGTAAATCATATGTAA